One stretch of Acidimicrobiales bacterium DNA includes these proteins:
- a CDS encoding acyl-CoA dehydrogenase family protein: MDFDLSAEQEAFRGVVRDFARAEIAPHAEAWDRDHTFPLETVLSMGRLGLFGLPFPEEYGGSGADLTTVCVAIEEIARADQSLAVTLEAAVGLGANPIFRFGTDAQRERWLPDLCGGRALGAFGLTEPGAGSDAGATATRAELDGDEWVINGEKCFITNSGTPITALVNVTARTGPGEISTIVVPAGTAGMEVLAPYRKMGWHASDTHGLLFTDCRVPAANLLGQRGRGMAQFLAVLDEGRVALAALALGVIEACLELTTAYAADRTAFGRPIGANQAVAFKCADLVVAAGAARLLTYRAAWLRDNGRPFTREAAIAKLFATEAAVTATREATQVFGGYGFMDEFPVSRFYRDAKVLEIGEGTSEIQRLVISRSLGLPVS; encoded by the coding sequence ATGGACTTCGACCTGTCGGCCGAGCAGGAGGCGTTCCGGGGTGTCGTGCGGGACTTCGCCCGCGCCGAGATCGCACCGCACGCCGAGGCCTGGGACCGCGACCACACCTTCCCGCTGGAGACGGTGCTCTCCATGGGGCGCCTGGGGTTGTTCGGCCTGCCGTTCCCCGAGGAGTACGGCGGCTCCGGCGCCGATCTCACGACCGTGTGCGTCGCCATCGAGGAGATCGCCCGCGCGGACCAGTCCCTGGCCGTCACGCTCGAAGCGGCGGTGGGCCTCGGCGCCAATCCCATCTTCCGCTTCGGCACGGACGCGCAGCGCGAACGGTGGCTGCCCGACCTGTGCGGAGGACGGGCACTGGGCGCCTTCGGCCTGACCGAACCCGGGGCCGGCAGCGACGCCGGCGCCACCGCCACGCGGGCCGAGCTCGACGGGGACGAGTGGGTCATCAACGGCGAGAAGTGCTTCATCACCAACTCGGGGACCCCGATCACGGCCCTGGTGAACGTCACCGCCCGGACCGGACCGGGCGAGATCTCCACCATCGTCGTCCCGGCGGGAACGGCCGGAATGGAGGTGCTGGCGCCGTACCGGAAGATGGGCTGGCACGCGTCGGACACCCACGGCCTGCTGTTCACCGACTGCCGGGTGCCGGCCGCCAACCTCCTCGGCCAGCGGGGGCGGGGGATGGCCCAGTTCCTCGCCGTCCTCGACGAGGGCCGCGTGGCTCTGGCCGCCCTGGCCCTCGGCGTGATCGAGGCCTGCCTCGAGCTCACCACCGCGTATGCCGCCGACCGCACCGCCTTCGGGCGCCCGATCGGGGCCAACCAGGCCGTGGCCTTCAAGTGCGCCGACCTGGTCGTGGCCGCCGGCGCGGCGCGGCTCCTCACCTACCGGGCGGCGTGGCTGCGCGACAACGGACGCCCGTTCACGAGGGAGGCCGCCATCGCCAAGCTGTTCGCCACCGAGGCAGCGGTCACCGCGACCCGGGAGGCGACGCAGGTTTTCGGGGGGTACGGGTTCATGGACGAGTTCCCCGTCAGCCGCTTCTACCGGGACGCCAAGGTGCTCGAGATCGGCGAGGGGACGAGCGAGATCCAGCGCCTCGTCATCAGCCGTTCGCTGGGCCTTCCGGTCTCCTGA
- a CDS encoding anthranilate synthase component I family protein, producing MPEQSPLAVVGGRLATGLVDVTSDLGALDGPGFWAVVIPFEGPPTCARFDQVRPATPWPGRRWLGPARRSWRTSLGQGEFRAGVEGIRAAIAEGDVYQVNLTRRLSAPAPPGADVAALGAALAAGNPAPYSAVVRVPSAGLHVASASPERFLRRSGRAVESRPIKGTAASAEAFLPKDRAENVMIVDLVRNDLGRVCEYGSVTVPDLCRVEPHPGLFHLVSTVGGTLRPDVGWPELVDAVFPPGSVTGAPKLAAMDAISKLEPVARGPYCGAVGWVDGDAGVGDLNVAIRTLWLEAGEVHLGTGGGITWDSTPGGEWEETELKARRLLAVVST from the coding sequence TTGCCCGAACAGTCTCCGCTCGCCGTCGTGGGCGGCCGCCTGGCCACCGGCCTCGTCGACGTGACGTCCGACCTCGGCGCCCTGGACGGCCCGGGCTTCTGGGCCGTCGTGATCCCGTTCGAGGGACCTCCCACCTGCGCCCGCTTCGACCAGGTGCGCCCGGCCACGCCCTGGCCGGGCCGGCGCTGGCTGGGACCGGCGCGCCGCTCGTGGCGGACGTCGCTGGGGCAGGGCGAGTTCCGGGCCGGTGTCGAGGGGATACGGGCCGCCATCGCCGAGGGCGACGTCTACCAGGTGAACCTGACCCGGCGGCTGTCCGCCCCGGCGCCGCCCGGTGCCGACGTGGCCGCTCTCGGCGCCGCCCTGGCGGCCGGGAACCCGGCGCCGTACTCGGCCGTCGTACGCGTGCCGTCGGCCGGCCTGCACGTCGCATCGGCGTCGCCCGAGCGATTCCTGCGCCGCTCCGGCCGCGCCGTCGAGTCGCGGCCCATCAAGGGAACGGCCGCCTCCGCCGAAGCCTTCCTGCCCAAGGACCGGGCCGAGAACGTCATGATCGTCGACCTCGTGCGCAACGACCTCGGACGGGTCTGCGAGTACGGGTCCGTGACAGTCCCCGATCTCTGCCGGGTCGAGCCCCATCCCGGGCTGTTCCACCTCGTGTCGACGGTGGGCGGCACGCTGCGGCCGGACGTCGGCTGGCCCGAGCTGGTGGACGCCGTGTTCCCGCCCGGCTCGGTGACCGGCGCGCCGAAGCTGGCGGCCATGGACGCCATATCCAAGCTCGAGCCGGTCGCCCGGGGCCCGTACTGCGGCGCGGTCGGCTGGGTCGACGGCGACGCCGGCGTGGGCGACCTCAACGTGGCGATCCGCACCCTGTGGCTGGAGGCGGGCGAGGTGCACCTCGGCAC